The nucleotide window GATCAGTTTAAACCAGGTCCAgctaaaacatcattaatttcACGAAATCCACGCTTGATTGTCTCATAAATAAgatgactttgtttttaaaacgatTTAATTTGTTAAACATTGCCTTTTGGAAATACAGCAAAGATCCATTTCAAAGCTTTATTCGAGAATTTGTGGtgtttaaaacttatttattcagatttgaTTCATAAAATAGTCGGTTTAAGTTTGAAATGATAAAGTATTGTAGTCACTGAAGGatgtaaaagtataaaaagctGCCAGGTCCTGTTTCTGCACAGTTTTGGAGCTTAAACTGTTGGAAAgtggttattatttattatatactATTCTTGATTTGACCAGAAAGGTttatatatttagaaaaaaagcagagaaattttatttttaaaatatcaaatctAAATATAGTGGCAGTTTTGGAGGGATTTTCAGGTGTATTAAACATCTtgtctgtttaaatgttattgAAGAAATATTGATATTTACCATCTCGGATTTTAACAtggaaaaaactttatttaaattaaaagtaacgTTCCAAAAATGTCCTCGGCAGGGAGAAAACTTTCCTCTTGGTCCCCCGgttattaaaacatttgttaaaatatttagatgAGTTTTACATTTATGCAAAAGATTTCTTatgtatggttttatttttttatagttacAATGTGCAGCTCAAGTGTTACATAATCTGTTAAATGTTAGTTTTGTATATTTAACCTATAAAATATTGAGGCATTCAGTTagatgaagaaaattaaaacatttctttgcttttatattttaagtttGAAGCGATGttttttctgatggttttcagtttcatttaaacatcttttttgtttttgtcgttCTCAGTCTCTCATCAGTCCACAGTCAGGATGGCAGACGCTGAGAATCTGTTCATGGAGACGTCGGAACAGAACGGCGAGGGCGAGGAGGACCAGAACGGCGCCGAGCAGGAGCTGATGGGAGGCGATGACGGCCAGGACACAGACGGGGGCAAGATTGACGCCAGCAAaggagaggaggatgctgggtaATTCAGAACAGGagtttggttttaatatttttaaaataacattaaaggTAGTTTTCAACTGGGCTGCGACTTTTTGGGATTTGTTGGACGCAAAACTaagaaaatattcagatttcCACTTGAAGTCAGACTGATTTGgaataaattaagttttttttgtacttttattgaGAAGTGTAAAACTCTGACTACATCTCGTATCTATAGACTAATTTTCCTACAAACATTTGATGCCCGTTTTATTTTGCAGGTGCTCCAGTGCTTATGTCAGGTTATATTTACATACAGGTTTTATTACAGctctgaaatgataaaaactaaacagaggAGTTTCAGACACCCACAGCGACCATTTATACGTTCAAAGTTCCTACCGCCAGGTTGGTCCTGCACGTTTCTACCTCAGAACGTTCAGAGACATTTTCTTCATCCTGATGCTGTTCAGTTTTTCCTCATCAGTCGCAGCTTAGTGGAAAAACCAATAAGAGATCAATACGTTTGCCTCACCCTGATATGTTATTAAAATGTCTGTGCTGTTGGTTATATGTTCAGAAACTGAAACTTCTCTGGTGTCCTCGgtttgcagaaaaatgtttgtcGGTGGCCTCAGCTGGGACACGAGTAAAAAGGACCTGAAGGATTACTTCAGTAAGTTCGGCGAGGTGTCGGACTGCACCATCAAAATGGACTCCAACACGGGGCGGTCCCGGGGCTTCGGCTTTGTGCTCTTCAAAGACTCATCCAGCGTGGACAAGGTGAGCCGCCTCAGACTGCTCCGTCACGTTCCGTACGTGTAAAACGGTTCCACGTCTAAAACCGTGTTGGTGTCCCTGCAGGTGCTGGAGCAGAAGGAACACAGACTGGACGGACGTCAGATCGACCCGAAGAGGGCGATGGCCATGAAGAAGGAACCCGTCAAGAAGATCTTTGTCGGGGGGTTGAATCCTGAAGCAACCGAGGAAACAATTAGGGAATATTTTGTCGCTTTTGGAGAGGTTTGTTATAAATAACTCCTCCTCTTTGACAGATGGatacatgtttgttgttttttactgaaCTTCGTCTCCTTCCAGATCGAGACCATCGAGCTTCCCATTGACCCCAAATCAAAGAAAAGGAGGGGTTTCATTTTCATCACGTATAAAGACGAAGCCAGCGTCAAGAAGTGTTTGGAGAAGAAGTATCACACTATTCAGGGAGGCAGGGTGTGTTTGAGCGTTCAGCAGACTTCCTGATCTGCAGCTGACAGCTTCTCCTTCAGGACTGAAAGCATCTGTTTGTCCACAGTGTGAGCTGAAGATCGCCCAGCCGAAGGAGGTgtaccagcagcagcagcagtacgGAGGAGGACGTGGAGGAGGCTACGGAGGCCGGGGAGGACGAGGACGTGGGGGTGAGCACGGCTTTTAGGGACCCTCTGAGCTGCTGCATTTAACTAATCTCTAATGAACCGAAGCAGACATTTACATAaacaatctgttttatttatctttttatgtgtCCTAACATTAGCATGTCAGAGTGTAACAGAACCTTGTTTTAACCCTAAATCTGAAGAGGCGGCCATGCTTTCCTGTATTCACCTGAACCAGCAGCAGGCGTTTAAACCCTCGGTGCTATTCTGTGTCTCAGGTCAGAGTCAGGGCTGGAACCAGGGCTACGGGAACTACTGGAACCAGGGCTACGGCAGCCAAGGCTACGGCTACGGTGGCTACAGCGGCTATGGCAACTACGACTACTCCTCTGGTTACTACGGCTCCGGCTCCGGATACGACTACAGTAAGTCCAGACATTGTGCTGGTCGCTGTTTGTAAAGGAGCTGCAACgatctttgctttttaatgtttaagatgaataaaacaagaagacTTGATGTTTAAGAGTCCGTTCAGACTTTATTTACCGGGATATTTTGGTCCTGGAGCGTCCCGAGGTTGATTGATGTTGGAAAACCTCCTGGATTAGATTTGAACAGATTGAGTTTATTCAGCACCAAGTCTCAACAAGTCCTCTCAGGTCGCTGTAAAAACCTCCACATGCTTTTAAAGAGCCAATTATCTGTCTGAGGAAACAGATTGGGTTGAATGTTCTCTTCGAACAGTCTAACAGAACctggacctggttctggtttggtCTCAGGTAGAGAAGGAAATGATGTGATGATGAGACGTAACTCAGTTTTCTTTAACTCAGCAGCTCATGCTGTGAATTATAACatttatacatgtttttaaagtttattatgtatttattactcttttaaaagtttcagcAGCTGTCCTCTTAATGGAAAAATGGAGacttaaaatgaattaattacATTACAAAGGTTCCTGTTGGTCCTGATCTCATGAAACTGTTGGaccttctgtaaataaagtttaggtttttagaAACGTCTGTTTTTACCCCAGCAGGCCAGGGAAACGCCAGCTACGGGAAGACCCCGAGGCGGGGGGCACACCAGACCAGCTACAAGCCTTACTAAAGATCACCTGGGACTAAAAggttctgtttgggttctgCCTGAGGTTCTGCTGGTCCTGTCCCACTTCTGACCCGTCTTCTGTCCCTCTTTCAGGACTCCAGTGATCCGGTGAGACCGACAGCTGGACGGACGAACTGGGCCTCCTTAGACCTCTTTTATGACAGAAGACCATTTgtacagaaaacatctgatatgtaacttttccatgtttgtttgtttcgttttttttttttttttttttgccttctgaattgttttttttttttttttcagttaaaattttccttttgttttcttttttctcttccccTCCACATTTCCACAGGAAGTGTAATTTTTACTGTACTTTTTGGTACCTGTTTTGATTCTAATGTATTGTAAGGGTTGTATTTTACATGTTGGCTGGCTTTACAGGTTGAAATCGTGGCGCTGTAAAGGAGCTTTTTTTGACAAAGCAgttttcagtcctttttttttgttgttttgaagctTACAGGTTCGGGGGTGGAAGATTGAAACCTTTTATTGAACAGGATTAggattaaactttgtttttctttgactttagAGCCCTGCGAGCTTTGTGCCAGAAtcaatgcaaacattttgaaattacCGGTGAGGTCGGCGTCTGTAGGCCTGCAGATGTTTAGGATGTAACATTAACTGGGTGTTTCTGTTCAAGTATTTAAGTActgctggttttaaaatgtctgtttttggttttttaaacagatttaatttctCCATTGTAGTCTTCTTGGCCAGCGTCCCTGGCATTTATTAGTAATAAACATTCACATTTGTTAGAAatctccttttttatgtttaatgtcTCAGTCCTGAACTGGTTTTAGATTgatctcagtttagttttacaACATCTGAAGCATCAGTTTAacttaaactttttaataattgaTGAATTTCTTTAAGAGAAAAGATCTTTGGGTGAAACTGAGTCGTCAGGAAGGGAGGAAAACAGCCGAGTCCTCTGTGTGAGTTTCACTTTTCTGTCTGAGCAGAAAGTtcttaaagaagcaaaactcGTAAATTAAATGAGAAACTGTTTTCTGCAAACATTCAGTGTCAGGCTCAAACTAATtgtagcacaagaagacaaagacaGGCAGTTTgctgaagagaagaaaataaacagaagtcGCAGCCACATCTACTGTCTGAGCTAAACGTTTGTTTTATGAACGTCAAAGTGTTCAAAAACCGTacgggaaaataaaaactattaacCTGAATTCATGTGCAaaatcagaaattaaaacacaaagtttggATCTATAAAGCTAAACATTTAAAGGGCCTCAGTTCcagttatttgtaaaaaatttctgtatttaatttaaacaaaactcgtatttcagttttttttacaccataAAACAACATACTGAAACTTAAGTTCTGATTGTTTagtgtttattaaaaagagTTGAAGTGTGAAGAAGTTTATGtcgttttatttctttaaaaagaaaaagtaaattctGTTAAATTTCCCTCCTCGACACTCGGGTGTAATACCCCTCCTGACCGCTAAATGGGAGTTAATGGAGAGGTGGTGCTGTTTCAATTTTCACTCGTTAATTTCACTGAAATGTGATTCTGTTAACCTGGATAAGGTTTATtaagattgatttttttaacactttttctttaattcccAAAGAAACGATGAAAGACTCGTATAAACTAAGCATTTTAGTTCATAATTACTCAatttaaatgaagacaaatcTGGTTatcaaacctttattttactgaaatattctttgggtaaaaaaaattacatcagaAATCCTCTCAGGCTGTTAATTCACAACCAAATCAGTGATTTTTCAGtcacagcagaacagaaacatgatGGTAGTTTCACATCAGAGTCGGTGAGACGAACCAACCCAAACGCCACAACGTTCTTTACCTGATGATGTATTTAAATACTTCTTGCTTTGATCCTGTCAGATGTTACACTTCCTGCTTTAATCCTGTCAGATGTTACACTTCCTGCTTTATTCCTGACAGATGTTACACTTCCTGCTTTGATCCTGTCAGAAGTTACACTTCCTGCTTTGATCCTGTCAGAAGTTACACTTCCTGCTTTGATCCTGACAGATGTTATACTTCCTGCTTTGATCCTGTCAGAAGTTACACTTCCTGCTTCGATCCTCTGTCAGATGTTACACTTCCTGCTTTATTCCTGACAG belongs to Kryptolebias marmoratus isolate JLee-2015 linkage group LG13, ASM164957v2, whole genome shotgun sequence and includes:
- the LOC108250331 gene encoding heterogeneous nuclear ribonucleoprotein A/B-like isoform X1 — its product is MADAENLFMETSEQNGEGEEDQNGAEQELMGGDDGQDTDGGKIDASKGEEDAGKMFVGGLSWDTSKKDLKDYFSKFGEVSDCTIKMDSNTGRSRGFGFVLFKDSSSVDKVLEQKEHRLDGRQIDPKRAMAMKKEPVKKIFVGGLNPEATEETIREYFVAFGEIETIELPIDPKSKKRRGFIFITYKDEASVKKCLEKKYHTIQGGRCELKIAQPKEVYQQQQQYGGGRGGGYGGRGGRGRGGQSQGWNQGYGNYWNQGYGSQGYGYGGYSGYGNYDYSSGYYGSGSGYDYTGQGNASYGKTPRRGAHQTSYKPY
- the LOC108250331 gene encoding heterogeneous nuclear ribonucleoprotein A/B-like isoform X2, whose amino-acid sequence is MADAENLFMETSEQNGEGEEDQNGAEQELMGGDDGQDTDGGKIDASKGEEDAGKMFVGGLSWDTSKKDLKDYFSKFGEVSDCTIKMDSNTGRSRGFGFVLFKDSSSVDKVLEQKEHRLDGRQIDPKRAMAMKKEPVKKIFVGGLNPEATEETIREYFVAFGEIETIELPIDPKSKKRRGFIFITYKDEASVKKCLEKKYHTIQGGRCELKIAQPKEVYQQQQQYGGGRGGGYGGRGGRGRGGQSQGWNQGYGNYWNQGYGSQGYGYGGYSGYGNYDYSSGYYGSGSGYDYSQGNASYGKTPRRGAHQTSYKPY